A portion of the Cryptomeria japonica chromosome 5, Sugi_1.0, whole genome shotgun sequence genome contains these proteins:
- the LOC131049786 gene encoding chaperone protein dnaJ 20, chloroplastic, protein MECNASIGAFHGINLMPKTASAGISHVRIGGTPKQSACKLLTTIKASQSQCPASSSYSLYQVLSVPENVSASDLKRAYRRMALKYHPDVCPAAEKEECSKLFLQVQEAYETLSDPLVRQDYDWRLRNGMETNERGGRLESCNYAWEAQLMELIKRRPGNNSSSWGSRMRRRNQQEAAPAS, encoded by the coding sequence ATGGAGTGCAATGCATCGATTGGAGCCTTCCACGGGATAAATCTCATGCCGAAGACTGCTTCTGCAGGAATTTCCCATGTAAGAATTGGAGGGACACCAAAGCAGTCTGCATGTAAACTCCTCACAACTATTAAGGCGTCTCAATCTCAATGTCCGGCTTCTTCTTCGTACTCGTTATATCAAGTGTTGTCTGTCCCAGAGAACGTGAGTGCGAGTGATTTAAAGCGCGCATACCGTAGAATGGCTCTCAAATACCATCCTGATGTCTGCCCTGCTGCTGAGAAAGAAGAGTGTAGcaaattgtttcttcaagttcAGGAGGCTTATGAGACTCTGTCGGATCCTCTCGTCCGCCAGGATTACGATTGGAGACTGCGAAATGGGATGGAAACTAACGAACGTGGAGGAAGATTGGAGAGTTGCAATTATGCGTGGGAAGCTCAGCTGATGGAGTTGATAAAAAGGAGACCTGGTAACAATTCATCATCTTGGGGCAGCAGAATGAGAAGACGGAACCAACAAGAGGCTGCGCCTGCTTCTTGA